In Pseudophryne corroboree isolate aPseCor3 chromosome 3, aPseCor3.hap2, whole genome shotgun sequence, a genomic segment contains:
- the LOC135054704 gene encoding gastrula zinc finger protein XlCGF26.1-like isoform X2, translating into MEEERSYRTERILNITLEIIHLLTGEDLTMVTKTFEEREKPSNHPHVSGGMSRIQFPNMAPPPRSLIHDNEQKILELTNKIIQLLTGEEGEYIEEHRGLYKDVMENHRPLTSLDGSSSTNTPERDPGLLFSWNSEENYNITLQNQIESMPIVKVEDIEGEKTYVRFDQQCKEEEIPTDIGTDKQNLGNMLGGAILLFPYSQLDDYSITSNSPIEIPAAPNIYPVPDNSSILISHSEHGKCFPDISEIATPNTTYRNFGEFSSLEDKCFSRNTKPIVHGKHHPGEKLFSCSACGISFTKMFALLKHQRVCSVGKPFPWSDWSKCIAQRSGHQRDLKTEKSFSCPEFVKSFRNISVLAEHQRTRIDERLFPCSECGKCFTCKSHLVTHLRIHTGEKPFPCSECGKCFIQKSHLDKHERTHTGEKPFPCSECGKCFTGKSPLDAHQRIHTGEKPFFCSACGKHFRKKSILVEHQRTHSVAKSFSCPACGRHFTQKSTLFNHQKIHSIVRPFPCPDCEKCFTHKSNLVKHQRTHTDKKPFSCSVCGNCFTQKSSLLEHQKTHTSEEPFLCSDC; encoded by the exons ATGGAGGAAGAGAGAAGTTACAGGACTGAGAGAATATTAaacatcaccctggagatcatccatctgctgactggggag GACCTCACAATGGTTACTAAGACATTCGAGGAACGTGAGAAACCCAGCAACCATCCCCATGTGTCAGGAGGGATGAGCAGGATCCAGTTCCCCAACATGGCGCCTCCACCTCGCTCACTGATACATGACAATgaacagaagatcctggaactcaccaacaagatcattcagctgctgactggagag gagggggagtatatagaggaacacaggggtctgtacaaggacgtgatggagAATcatcggcccctcacatcacttg atgggtccagcAGCACAAATACCCCAGAGAGAGATCCTGGTCTTCTATTCTCTTGGAACTCGGAGGAGAATTACAATATCACTCTTCAAAATCAG ATAGAAAGCATGCCTATTGTTAAAGTGGAAGATATTGAGGGAGAGAAGACATACGTGAGGTTTGATCAGcaatgtaaggaggaggaaatccccacAGATAttggcacag ATAAACAGAACCTCGGCAATATGTTGGGTGGAGCaatcct tttattcccaTATAGTCAGTTGGACGATTACTCAATCACTAGCAATTCTCCAATAGAAATTCCTGCTGCTCCAAACATATATCCAGTACCTGACAATTCATCTATATTAATTAGTCACTCTGAGCATGGGAAATGTTTTCCAGATATCTCTGAGATCGCTACTCCCAACACAACTTACAGAAACTTTGGAGAATTTTCTTCTTTAGAAGATAAATGTTTTAGCCGTAACACAAAACCTATCGTACATGGGAAACATCATCCTGGTGAGAAGCTATTTTCATGTTCTGCTTGTGGGATAAGCTTTACAAAGATGTTTGCTCTCCTAAAACACCAGAGAGTCTGCTCTGTGGGGAAACCATTTCCGTGGTCGGATTGGTCAAAATGTATTGCCCAGAGATCGGGACATCAGAGAGACCTAAAGACTGAAAAATCATTTTCCTGTCCCGAATTTGTTAAAAGTTTTAGAAATATATCTGTTCTTGCCGAACACCAGAGAACTCGCATAGATGAGAGGCTGTTTccttgttctgaatgtgggaaatgttttacttgcAAATCACATCTCGTCACTCATCTGCGAATTCACACGGGTGAGAAGCCGTTTccgtgttctgagtgcgggaaatgttttatacagaaatctCATCTTGATAAACATGAgagaacacacacaggtgagaagccatttccatgttctgagtgcgggaaatgttttacaggcaAATCACCTCTTGATGCTCATCAGCGAATTCACACTGGCGAGAAGCCATTTTTTTGTTCAGCGTGTGGGAAACATTTTAGAAAGAAATCCATTCTTGttgaacatcagagaactcacTCGGTGGCTAAGTCTTTTTCATGTCCTGCGTGTGGGAGGCATTTCACCCAGAAGTCAACACTTTTTAATCATCAGAAAATCCACTCCATCGTGAGGCCGTTTCCATGCCCAGATTGCGAGAAATGTTTTACGCATAAAtccaatcttgttaaacatcagagaactcacacagacaAGAAGCCATTCTCCTGTTCTGTGTGTGGAAACTGTTTCACACAGAAATCCAGTCTTCTTGAGCATCAGAAAACTCACACCAGTGAGGAACCATTTTTATGCTCAGATTGTTGA
- the LOC135054704 gene encoding gastrula zinc finger protein XlCGF26.1-like isoform X1, with product MEEERSYRTERILNITLEIIHLLTGEDLTMVTKTFEEREKPSNHPHVSGGMSRIQFPNMAPPPRSLIHDNEQKILELTNKIIQLLTGEEGEYIEEHRGLYKDVMENHRPLTSLVTVSPTDGSSSTNTPERDPGLLFSWNSEENYNITLQNQIESMPIVKVEDIEGEKTYVRFDQQCKEEEIPTDIGTDKQNLGNMLGGAILLFPYSQLDDYSITSNSPIEIPAAPNIYPVPDNSSILISHSEHGKCFPDISEIATPNTTYRNFGEFSSLEDKCFSRNTKPIVHGKHHPGEKLFSCSACGISFTKMFALLKHQRVCSVGKPFPWSDWSKCIAQRSGHQRDLKTEKSFSCPEFVKSFRNISVLAEHQRTRIDERLFPCSECGKCFTCKSHLVTHLRIHTGEKPFPCSECGKCFIQKSHLDKHERTHTGEKPFPCSECGKCFTGKSPLDAHQRIHTGEKPFFCSACGKHFRKKSILVEHQRTHSVAKSFSCPACGRHFTQKSTLFNHQKIHSIVRPFPCPDCEKCFTHKSNLVKHQRTHTDKKPFSCSVCGNCFTQKSSLLEHQKTHTSEEPFLCSDC from the exons ATGGAGGAAGAGAGAAGTTACAGGACTGAGAGAATATTAaacatcaccctggagatcatccatctgctgactggggag GACCTCACAATGGTTACTAAGACATTCGAGGAACGTGAGAAACCCAGCAACCATCCCCATGTGTCAGGAGGGATGAGCAGGATCCAGTTCCCCAACATGGCGCCTCCACCTCGCTCACTGATACATGACAATgaacagaagatcctggaactcaccaacaagatcattcagctgctgactggagag gagggggagtatatagaggaacacaggggtctgtacaaggacgtgatggagAATcatcggcccctcacatcacttg tcactgtgtctcctacagatgggtccagcAGCACAAATACCCCAGAGAGAGATCCTGGTCTTCTATTCTCTTGGAACTCGGAGGAGAATTACAATATCACTCTTCAAAATCAG ATAGAAAGCATGCCTATTGTTAAAGTGGAAGATATTGAGGGAGAGAAGACATACGTGAGGTTTGATCAGcaatgtaaggaggaggaaatccccacAGATAttggcacag ATAAACAGAACCTCGGCAATATGTTGGGTGGAGCaatcct tttattcccaTATAGTCAGTTGGACGATTACTCAATCACTAGCAATTCTCCAATAGAAATTCCTGCTGCTCCAAACATATATCCAGTACCTGACAATTCATCTATATTAATTAGTCACTCTGAGCATGGGAAATGTTTTCCAGATATCTCTGAGATCGCTACTCCCAACACAACTTACAGAAACTTTGGAGAATTTTCTTCTTTAGAAGATAAATGTTTTAGCCGTAACACAAAACCTATCGTACATGGGAAACATCATCCTGGTGAGAAGCTATTTTCATGTTCTGCTTGTGGGATAAGCTTTACAAAGATGTTTGCTCTCCTAAAACACCAGAGAGTCTGCTCTGTGGGGAAACCATTTCCGTGGTCGGATTGGTCAAAATGTATTGCCCAGAGATCGGGACATCAGAGAGACCTAAAGACTGAAAAATCATTTTCCTGTCCCGAATTTGTTAAAAGTTTTAGAAATATATCTGTTCTTGCCGAACACCAGAGAACTCGCATAGATGAGAGGCTGTTTccttgttctgaatgtgggaaatgttttacttgcAAATCACATCTCGTCACTCATCTGCGAATTCACACGGGTGAGAAGCCGTTTccgtgttctgagtgcgggaaatgttttatacagaaatctCATCTTGATAAACATGAgagaacacacacaggtgagaagccatttccatgttctgagtgcgggaaatgttttacaggcaAATCACCTCTTGATGCTCATCAGCGAATTCACACTGGCGAGAAGCCATTTTTTTGTTCAGCGTGTGGGAAACATTTTAGAAAGAAATCCATTCTTGttgaacatcagagaactcacTCGGTGGCTAAGTCTTTTTCATGTCCTGCGTGTGGGAGGCATTTCACCCAGAAGTCAACACTTTTTAATCATCAGAAAATCCACTCCATCGTGAGGCCGTTTCCATGCCCAGATTGCGAGAAATGTTTTACGCATAAAtccaatcttgttaaacatcagagaactcacacagacaAGAAGCCATTCTCCTGTTCTGTGTGTGGAAACTGTTTCACACAGAAATCCAGTCTTCTTGAGCATCAGAAAACTCACACCAGTGAGGAACCATTTTTATGCTCAGATTGTTGA
- the LOC135054704 gene encoding zinc finger protein OZF-like isoform X3 yields MEEERSYRTERILNITLEIIHLLTGEDLTMVTKTFEEREKPSNHPHVSGGMSRIQFPNMAPPPRSLIHDNEQKILELTNKIIQLLTGEEGEYIEEHRGLYKDVMENHRPLTSLVTVSPTDGSSSTNTPERDPGLLFSWNSEENYNITLQNQIESMPIVKVEDIEGEKTYVRFDQQCKEEEIPTDIGTDISEIATPNTTYRNFGEFSSLEDKCFSRNTKPIVHGKHHPGEKLFSCSACGISFTKMFALLKHQRVCSVGKPFPWSDWSKCIAQRSGHQRDLKTEKSFSCPEFVKSFRNISVLAEHQRTRIDERLFPCSECGKCFTCKSHLVTHLRIHTGEKPFPCSECGKCFIQKSHLDKHERTHTGEKPFPCSECGKCFTGKSPLDAHQRIHTGEKPFFCSACGKHFRKKSILVEHQRTHSVAKSFSCPACGRHFTQKSTLFNHQKIHSIVRPFPCPDCEKCFTHKSNLVKHQRTHTDKKPFSCSVCGNCFTQKSSLLEHQKTHTSEEPFLCSDC; encoded by the exons ATGGAGGAAGAGAGAAGTTACAGGACTGAGAGAATATTAaacatcaccctggagatcatccatctgctgactggggag GACCTCACAATGGTTACTAAGACATTCGAGGAACGTGAGAAACCCAGCAACCATCCCCATGTGTCAGGAGGGATGAGCAGGATCCAGTTCCCCAACATGGCGCCTCCACCTCGCTCACTGATACATGACAATgaacagaagatcctggaactcaccaacaagatcattcagctgctgactggagag gagggggagtatatagaggaacacaggggtctgtacaaggacgtgatggagAATcatcggcccctcacatcacttg tcactgtgtctcctacagatgggtccagcAGCACAAATACCCCAGAGAGAGATCCTGGTCTTCTATTCTCTTGGAACTCGGAGGAGAATTACAATATCACTCTTCAAAATCAG ATAGAAAGCATGCCTATTGTTAAAGTGGAAGATATTGAGGGAGAGAAGACATACGTGAGGTTTGATCAGcaatgtaaggaggaggaaatccccacAGATAttggcacag ATATCTCTGAGATCGCTACTCCCAACACAACTTACAGAAACTTTGGAGAATTTTCTTCTTTAGAAGATAAATGTTTTAGCCGTAACACAAAACCTATCGTACATGGGAAACATCATCCTGGTGAGAAGCTATTTTCATGTTCTGCTTGTGGGATAAGCTTTACAAAGATGTTTGCTCTCCTAAAACACCAGAGAGTCTGCTCTGTGGGGAAACCATTTCCGTGGTCGGATTGGTCAAAATGTATTGCCCAGAGATCGGGACATCAGAGAGACCTAAAGACTGAAAAATCATTTTCCTGTCCCGAATTTGTTAAAAGTTTTAGAAATATATCTGTTCTTGCCGAACACCAGAGAACTCGCATAGATGAGAGGCTGTTTccttgttctgaatgtgggaaatgttttacttgcAAATCACATCTCGTCACTCATCTGCGAATTCACACGGGTGAGAAGCCGTTTccgtgttctgagtgcgggaaatgttttatacagaaatctCATCTTGATAAACATGAgagaacacacacaggtgagaagccatttccatgttctgagtgcgggaaatgttttacaggcaAATCACCTCTTGATGCTCATCAGCGAATTCACACTGGCGAGAAGCCATTTTTTTGTTCAGCGTGTGGGAAACATTTTAGAAAGAAATCCATTCTTGttgaacatcagagaactcacTCGGTGGCTAAGTCTTTTTCATGTCCTGCGTGTGGGAGGCATTTCACCCAGAAGTCAACACTTTTTAATCATCAGAAAATCCACTCCATCGTGAGGCCGTTTCCATGCCCAGATTGCGAGAAATGTTTTACGCATAAAtccaatcttgttaaacatcagagaactcacacagacaAGAAGCCATTCTCCTGTTCTGTGTGTGGAAACTGTTTCACACAGAAATCCAGTCTTCTTGAGCATCAGAAAACTCACACCAGTGAGGAACCATTTTTATGCTCAGATTGTTGA